A genomic segment from Salvelinus alpinus chromosome 8, SLU_Salpinus.1, whole genome shotgun sequence encodes:
- the LOC139583734 gene encoding integrin beta-1-like isoform X5 translates to MDLKLLLISTLLGVICYSSAQQEGNECIKANAKSCGECIQVGAKCGWCMDPEFLEQGEATSTRCDELESLRKRGCSSTKVENPRGSQQLLKNKAVTNRNKGEGKLRPEDITQIQPQKLTLSLRSGEPQSFNLKFKRAEDYPIDLYYLMDLSYSMKDDLENVKNLGTHLMLEMSKITSDFRIGFGSFVEKTVMPYISTTPAKLLNPCTGDQNCTSPFSYKNVLKLTSNGQEFNTLVGQQQISGNLDSPEGGFDAIMQVAVCGEHIGWRNVTRLLVFSTDAGFHFAGDGKLGGIVLPNDGKCHLENNMYTMSHYYDYPSIAHLVQKLSDNNIQTIFAITEEFQPVYMELKNLIPKSAVGTLSANSSNVINLIIDAYNSLSSEVILENSKLPEGVTIMYQSRCKNGVTGEGEMGRKCSNISIGDEVSFTISITSKQCPKMGKPETIKIKPLGFNEEVEISLNFICECDCHKDGIENSEICHNGNGTYECGACRCNEGRIGRQCECSTNEVTSEDLDKNCRKDNGTDICSNNGDCVCGTCECKKRENPEERYSGMFCECDNFNCDRSNNKLCGGHGHCECRVCICDANWTGSACDCSLDTTTCLASNKQICNGRGTCECGACKCTDPKFQGPSCEICPTCPGVCAEHKECVQCRAFGTGEKKDTCERDCSYFNLITVKDRDKLPQPGQAFPLMHCKERDVNNCWFYYSYAVNNKTEKEVHVVETLDCPAGPDIIPIVAGVVAGIVLIGLALLLIWKLLMIIHDRREFAKFEKEKMNAKWDTGENPIYKSAVTTVVNPKYEGK, encoded by the exons ATGGACCTGAAACTACTTCTGATTTCAACGTTGTTAGGAGTCATTTGTTACAGCAGTGCTCAGCAAG AAGGGAACGAGTGCATCAAGGCTAATGCCAAATCCTGTGGGGAGTGTATTCAAGTGGGAGCGAAATGTGGCTGGTGCATGGACCCA gAGTTCCTGGAGCAGGGTGAGGCCACATCGACCCGCTGTGACGAGCTGGAGTCCCTGAGGAAGAGAGGTTGCAGCTCCACCAAGGTAGAGAACCCCCGAggcagccagcagctcctgaagaacAAGGCTGTGACCAACCGCAACAAGGGAGAAGGGAAACTCCGACCAGAGGACATCACACAGATCCAGCCACAGAAACTCACCCTCAGCCTCAGATCTG GTGAACCCCAGTCTTTTAACCTGAAGTTCAAACGTGCCGAGGATTACCCCATTGACCTCTACTACCTGATGGACCTGTCCTACTCCATGAAGGACGATCTGGAAAACGTCAAGAACCTGGGAACACATCTGATGCTGGAGATGTCAAAGATCACATCTGATTTCAGAATCG GTTTTGGTTCCTTTGTAGAGAAGACGGTGATGCCTTACATTAGCACCACCCCAGCCAAGCTGCTGAACCCCTGTACGGGGGACCAGAACTGCACCAGTCCCTTCAGCTACAAGAACGTCCTGAAGCTGACCAGCAATGGACAGGAGTTCAACACCCTGGTGGGACAACAGCAGATCTCTGGAAACCTGGACTCACCAGAGGGAGGCTTCGATGCCATCATGCAAGTGGCTGTGTGTGGT gAGCACATTGGCTGGAGGAACGTCACCCGTCTGCTGGTGTTCTCCACTGATGCTGGCTTCCACTTTGCTGGAGACGGGAAACTGGGAGGGATAGTTTTGCCCAACGATGGGAAATGCCACCTGGAGAACAACATGTACACAATGAGCCACTACTAT GACTATCCCTCCATCGCTCACCTGGTTCAGAAACTTAGCGACAACAACATCCAGACGATCTTTGCCATCACAGAGGAGTTCCAGCCTGTTTACAtg GAGTTAAAGAATCTCATTCCTAAATCTGCGGTGGGGACACTCTCTGCTAACTCCAGCAACGTTATCAACCTCATTATTGATGCCTACAAT TCTCTTTCCTCAGAGGTGATTCTGGAGAACAGCAAGCTACCAGAGGGAGTGACCATAATGTACCAGTCACGCTGCAAGAACGGAGTGACTGGTGAGGGAGAGATGGGAAGAAAATGCTCCAATATCTCCATCGGTGACGAG GTGTCTTTCACCATAAGCATCACATCTAAGCAGTGTCCTAAAATGGGCAAACCAGAGACCATCAAGATCAAGCCCCTAGGGTTCAATGAGGAGGTGGAGATCTCTCTGAACTTCATCTGCGAGTGTGACTGTCACAAAGATGGCATTGAGAACAGTGAGATCTGCCACAACGGCAACGGGACATATGAATGTGGAGCCTGCAG GTGCAATGAGGGCCGTATTGGTAGACAGTGTGAGTGCAGCACCAACGAGGTGACCAGCGAAGACCTGGATAAGAACTGTCGTAAAGACAACGGTACAGACATCTGCAGCAACAacggagactgtgtgtgtggaaCCTGTGAGTGTAAGAAGAGAGAGAACCCAGAGGAACGCTACAGCGGGATGTTCTGCGAGTGTGACAACTTCAACTGTGACCGCTCCAACAACAAACTCTGTGGAG GACATGGTCACTGTGAGTGCAGGGTGTGTATATGTGATGCCAACTGGACAGGCAGTGCCTGTGACTGTTCTCTGGACACCACGACCTGCCTGGCTTCCAACAAGCAGATCTGTAACGGACGAGGCACCTGTGAGTGTGGCGCCTGCAAGTGTACTGACCCTAAGTTCCAGGGCCCCAGCTGTGAGATCTGTCCTACCTGTCCAGGGGTCTGCGCAGAACACAA GGAGTGTGTTCAGTGCAGGGCCTTTGGGACGGGGGAGAAGAAGGACACGTGTGAGAGAGACTGTAGCTACTTCAACCTGATCACGGTGAAGGACAGGGACAAGCTGCCTCAGCCAGGACAGGCCTTCCCCCTGATGCACTGTAAGGAGAGGGATGTCAACAACTGCTGGTTCTACTACAGCTACGCTGTCAACAACAAGACAGAGAAGGAGGTCCATGTGGTTGAAACACTAG ACTGCCCTGCGGGCCCTGACATCATCCCCATCGTGGCTGGCGTGGTGGCGGGCATCGTGCTGATCGGCCTGGCTTTGCTTCTCATCTGGAAGCTGCTCATGATCATCCATGACAGGAGAGAGTTCGCCAAGTTTGAGAAGGAGAAGATGAATGCTAAATGGGACACG GGCGAAAACCCTATCTACAAGAGTGCTGTTACGACAGTGGTCAACCCCAAATATGAAGGCAAATGA
- the LOC139583734 gene encoding integrin beta-1-like isoform X3, with amino-acid sequence MDLKLLLISTLLGVICYSSAQQEGNECIKANAKSCGECIQVGAKCGWCMDPEFLEQGEATSTRCDELESLRKRGCSSTKVENPRGSQQLLKNKAVTNRNKGEGKLRPEDITQIQPQKLTLSLRSGEPQSFNLKFKRAEDYPIDLYYLMDLSYSMKDDLENVKNLGTHLMLEMSKITSDFRIGFGSFVEKTVMPYISTTPAKLLNPCTGDQNCTSPFSYKNVLKLTSNGQEFNTLVGQQQISGNLDSPEGGFDAIMQVAVCGEHIGWRNVTRLLVFSTDAGFHFAGDGKLGGIVLPNDGKCHLENNMYTMSHYYDYPSIAHLVQKLSDNNIQTIFAITEEFQPVYMELKNLIPKSAVGTLSANSSNVINLIIDAYNSLSSEVILENSKLPEGVTIMYQSRCKNGVTGEGEMGRKCSNISIGDEVSFTISITSKQCPKMGKPETIKIKPLGFNEEVEISLNFICECDCHKDGIENSEICHNGNGTYECGACRCNEGRIGRQCECSTNEVTSEDLDKNCRKDNGTDICSNNGDCVCGTCECKKRENPEERYSGMFCECDNFNCDRSNNKLCGGHGHCECRVCICDANWTGSACDCSLDTTTCLASNKQICNGRGTCECGACKCTDPKFQGPSCEICPTCPGVCAEHKECVQCRAFGTGEKKDTCERDCSYFNLITVKDRDKLPQPGQAFPLMHCKERDVNNCWFYYSYAVNNKTEKEVHVVETLDCPAGPDIIPIVAGVVAGIVLIGLALLLIWKLLMIIHDRREFAKFEKEKMNAKWDTQENPIYKSPINKFQNPNYGHKAVVL; translated from the exons ATGGACCTGAAACTACTTCTGATTTCAACGTTGTTAGGAGTCATTTGTTACAGCAGTGCTCAGCAAG AAGGGAACGAGTGCATCAAGGCTAATGCCAAATCCTGTGGGGAGTGTATTCAAGTGGGAGCGAAATGTGGCTGGTGCATGGACCCA gAGTTCCTGGAGCAGGGTGAGGCCACATCGACCCGCTGTGACGAGCTGGAGTCCCTGAGGAAGAGAGGTTGCAGCTCCACCAAGGTAGAGAACCCCCGAggcagccagcagctcctgaagaacAAGGCTGTGACCAACCGCAACAAGGGAGAAGGGAAACTCCGACCAGAGGACATCACACAGATCCAGCCACAGAAACTCACCCTCAGCCTCAGATCTG GTGAACCCCAGTCTTTTAACCTGAAGTTCAAACGTGCCGAGGATTACCCCATTGACCTCTACTACCTGATGGACCTGTCCTACTCCATGAAGGACGATCTGGAAAACGTCAAGAACCTGGGAACACATCTGATGCTGGAGATGTCAAAGATCACATCTGATTTCAGAATCG GTTTTGGTTCCTTTGTAGAGAAGACGGTGATGCCTTACATTAGCACCACCCCAGCCAAGCTGCTGAACCCCTGTACGGGGGACCAGAACTGCACCAGTCCCTTCAGCTACAAGAACGTCCTGAAGCTGACCAGCAATGGACAGGAGTTCAACACCCTGGTGGGACAACAGCAGATCTCTGGAAACCTGGACTCACCAGAGGGAGGCTTCGATGCCATCATGCAAGTGGCTGTGTGTGGT gAGCACATTGGCTGGAGGAACGTCACCCGTCTGCTGGTGTTCTCCACTGATGCTGGCTTCCACTTTGCTGGAGACGGGAAACTGGGAGGGATAGTTTTGCCCAACGATGGGAAATGCCACCTGGAGAACAACATGTACACAATGAGCCACTACTAT GACTATCCCTCCATCGCTCACCTGGTTCAGAAACTTAGCGACAACAACATCCAGACGATCTTTGCCATCACAGAGGAGTTCCAGCCTGTTTACAtg GAGTTAAAGAATCTCATTCCTAAATCTGCGGTGGGGACACTCTCTGCTAACTCCAGCAACGTTATCAACCTCATTATTGATGCCTACAAT TCTCTTTCCTCAGAGGTGATTCTGGAGAACAGCAAGCTACCAGAGGGAGTGACCATAATGTACCAGTCACGCTGCAAGAACGGAGTGACTGGTGAGGGAGAGATGGGAAGAAAATGCTCCAATATCTCCATCGGTGACGAG GTGTCTTTCACCATAAGCATCACATCTAAGCAGTGTCCTAAAATGGGCAAACCAGAGACCATCAAGATCAAGCCCCTAGGGTTCAATGAGGAGGTGGAGATCTCTCTGAACTTCATCTGCGAGTGTGACTGTCACAAAGATGGCATTGAGAACAGTGAGATCTGCCACAACGGCAACGGGACATATGAATGTGGAGCCTGCAG GTGCAATGAGGGCCGTATTGGTAGACAGTGTGAGTGCAGCACCAACGAGGTGACCAGCGAAGACCTGGATAAGAACTGTCGTAAAGACAACGGTACAGACATCTGCAGCAACAacggagactgtgtgtgtggaaCCTGTGAGTGTAAGAAGAGAGAGAACCCAGAGGAACGCTACAGCGGGATGTTCTGCGAGTGTGACAACTTCAACTGTGACCGCTCCAACAACAAACTCTGTGGAG GACATGGTCACTGTGAGTGCAGGGTGTGTATATGTGATGCCAACTGGACAGGCAGTGCCTGTGACTGTTCTCTGGACACCACGACCTGCCTGGCTTCCAACAAGCAGATCTGTAACGGACGAGGCACCTGTGAGTGTGGCGCCTGCAAGTGTACTGACCCTAAGTTCCAGGGCCCCAGCTGTGAGATCTGTCCTACCTGTCCAGGGGTCTGCGCAGAACACAA GGAGTGTGTTCAGTGCAGGGCCTTTGGGACGGGGGAGAAGAAGGACACGTGTGAGAGAGACTGTAGCTACTTCAACCTGATCACGGTGAAGGACAGGGACAAGCTGCCTCAGCCAGGACAGGCCTTCCCCCTGATGCACTGTAAGGAGAGGGATGTCAACAACTGCTGGTTCTACTACAGCTACGCTGTCAACAACAAGACAGAGAAGGAGGTCCATGTGGTTGAAACACTAG ACTGCCCTGCGGGCCCTGACATCATCCCCATCGTGGCTGGCGTGGTGGCGGGCATCGTGCTGATCGGCCTGGCTTTGCTTCTCATCTGGAAGCTGCTCATGATCATCCATGACAGGAGAGAGTTCGCCAAGTTTGAGAAGGAGAAGATGAATGCTAAATGGGACACG CAAGAGAATCCCATTTACAAGAGTCCTATTAATAAGTTCCAGAACCCAAACTATGGACATAAAGCTGTGGTTCTATAA
- the LOC139583734 gene encoding integrin beta-1-like isoform X6: protein MDLSYSMKDDLENVKNLGTHLMLEMSKITSDFRIGFGSFVEKTVMPYISTTPAKLLNPCTGDQNCTSPFSYKNVLKLTSNGQEFNTLVGQQQISGNLDSPEGGFDAIMQVAVCGEHIGWRNVTRLLVFSTDAGFHFAGDGKLGGIVLPNDGKCHLENNMYTMSHYYDYPSIAHLVQKLSDNNIQTIFAITEEFQPVYMELKNLIPKSAVGTLSANSSNVINLIIDAYNSLSSEVILENSKLPEGVTIMYQSRCKNGVTGEGEMGRKCSNISIGDEVSFTISITSKQCPKMGKPETIKIKPLGFNEEVEISLNFICECDCHKDGIENSEICHNGNGTYECGACRCNEGRIGRQCECSTNEVTSEDLDKNCRKDNGTDICSNNGDCVCGTCECKKRENPEERYSGMFCECDNFNCDRSNNKLCGGHGHCECRVCICDANWTGSACDCSLDTTTCLASNKQICNGRGTCECGACKCTDPKFQGPSCEICPTCPGVCAEHKECVQCRAFGTGEKKDTCERDCSYFNLITVKDRDKLPQPGQAFPLMHCKERDVNNCWFYYSYAVNNKTEKEVHVVETLDCPAGPDIIPIVAGVVAGIVLIGLALLLIWKLLMIIHDRREFAKFEKEKMNAKWDTQENPIYKSPINKFQNPNYGHKAVVL from the exons ATGGACCTGTCCTACTCCATGAAGGACGATCTGGAAAACGTCAAGAACCTGGGAACACATCTGATGCTGGAGATGTCAAAGATCACATCTGATTTCAGAATCG GTTTTGGTTCCTTTGTAGAGAAGACGGTGATGCCTTACATTAGCACCACCCCAGCCAAGCTGCTGAACCCCTGTACGGGGGACCAGAACTGCACCAGTCCCTTCAGCTACAAGAACGTCCTGAAGCTGACCAGCAATGGACAGGAGTTCAACACCCTGGTGGGACAACAGCAGATCTCTGGAAACCTGGACTCACCAGAGGGAGGCTTCGATGCCATCATGCAAGTGGCTGTGTGTGGT gAGCACATTGGCTGGAGGAACGTCACCCGTCTGCTGGTGTTCTCCACTGATGCTGGCTTCCACTTTGCTGGAGACGGGAAACTGGGAGGGATAGTTTTGCCCAACGATGGGAAATGCCACCTGGAGAACAACATGTACACAATGAGCCACTACTAT GACTATCCCTCCATCGCTCACCTGGTTCAGAAACTTAGCGACAACAACATCCAGACGATCTTTGCCATCACAGAGGAGTTCCAGCCTGTTTACAtg GAGTTAAAGAATCTCATTCCTAAATCTGCGGTGGGGACACTCTCTGCTAACTCCAGCAACGTTATCAACCTCATTATTGATGCCTACAAT TCTCTTTCCTCAGAGGTGATTCTGGAGAACAGCAAGCTACCAGAGGGAGTGACCATAATGTACCAGTCACGCTGCAAGAACGGAGTGACTGGTGAGGGAGAGATGGGAAGAAAATGCTCCAATATCTCCATCGGTGACGAG GTGTCTTTCACCATAAGCATCACATCTAAGCAGTGTCCTAAAATGGGCAAACCAGAGACCATCAAGATCAAGCCCCTAGGGTTCAATGAGGAGGTGGAGATCTCTCTGAACTTCATCTGCGAGTGTGACTGTCACAAAGATGGCATTGAGAACAGTGAGATCTGCCACAACGGCAACGGGACATATGAATGTGGAGCCTGCAG GTGCAATGAGGGCCGTATTGGTAGACAGTGTGAGTGCAGCACCAACGAGGTGACCAGCGAAGACCTGGATAAGAACTGTCGTAAAGACAACGGTACAGACATCTGCAGCAACAacggagactgtgtgtgtggaaCCTGTGAGTGTAAGAAGAGAGAGAACCCAGAGGAACGCTACAGCGGGATGTTCTGCGAGTGTGACAACTTCAACTGTGACCGCTCCAACAACAAACTCTGTGGAG GACATGGTCACTGTGAGTGCAGGGTGTGTATATGTGATGCCAACTGGACAGGCAGTGCCTGTGACTGTTCTCTGGACACCACGACCTGCCTGGCTTCCAACAAGCAGATCTGTAACGGACGAGGCACCTGTGAGTGTGGCGCCTGCAAGTGTACTGACCCTAAGTTCCAGGGCCCCAGCTGTGAGATCTGTCCTACCTGTCCAGGGGTCTGCGCAGAACACAA GGAGTGTGTTCAGTGCAGGGCCTTTGGGACGGGGGAGAAGAAGGACACGTGTGAGAGAGACTGTAGCTACTTCAACCTGATCACGGTGAAGGACAGGGACAAGCTGCCTCAGCCAGGACAGGCCTTCCCCCTGATGCACTGTAAGGAGAGGGATGTCAACAACTGCTGGTTCTACTACAGCTACGCTGTCAACAACAAGACAGAGAAGGAGGTCCATGTGGTTGAAACACTAG ACTGCCCTGCGGGCCCTGACATCATCCCCATCGTGGCTGGCGTGGTGGCGGGCATCGTGCTGATCGGCCTGGCTTTGCTTCTCATCTGGAAGCTGCTCATGATCATCCATGACAGGAGAGAGTTCGCCAAGTTTGAGAAGGAGAAGATGAATGCTAAATGGGACACG CAAGAGAATCCCATTTACAAGAGTCCTATTAATAAGTTCCAGAACCCAAACTATGGACATAAAGCTGTGGTTCTATAA